The bacterium genome contains the following window.
CAAAAAGGGAATTTCCAATCATAGAGCTTGGAGATGCTGATGAAATCGTGGAAATAGATTGCTCCCATATTGAACCCCAAGTTGCTTGCCCATTCTCTCCTTCAAATGTGAAGCCAGTCAGGGAACTAACTCACATCCGCATAGACCAAGTTGTGATAGGCTCCTGCACCAACGGGAGATTGGAGGATTTGAGAAGAGCGGCAAGGATATTGAAGGATAAGAAAGTTCACCCGGATGTTCGCTTGATTGTCATACCCGCAACGCAAAGGATTTGGGAAGAAAGCCTCAAAGAGGGTTTATTGGAGATATTTTCCTCAGCGGGGGCAACGATATCTCCTCCTACCTGCGGTCCCTGTCTGGGAGGGCATATGGGAGTTTTGGGAAAGGGGGAGAAAGCAGTGGCAACGACGAATCGCAATTTCCCAGGTAGAATGGGGCACAAGGATAGCGAGGTATATCTGGCAAGCCCCTCTGTTGCTGCAGCTTCCGCGATTAAGGGAAGGATAGCACACCCTGAAGAGGTGATATAATTGAAGATAAAGGGAAGAGCGATAACAGTTGGCGATAATATAGATACAGACCAGATAATACCGGCTGTGTATTTAACCTCCACTGACCCAGCTGAATTGGCTAAGCACTGCTTAGAAGGGTATGATGATGAATTCCCCTCAAAAATCAAAGAGGGGGATATCCTCGTAGCGGGAGAAAATTTCGGCTGTGGTTCATCTCGTGAACACGCCCCTTGGGCGATAAAAGGAGCGGGAATCCAGTGCATAGTTGCCAAGTCTTTTGCTCGCATCTTCTTTAGAAACGCGATAAACATCGGTCTGCCAATAGTGGAATGTCCCGAAGGACTGGAGGTTGAAGATGGGGATGAGATAGAAGTGGATTTTGAAGAGGGCAAGGTGAGAAACATAACCAAGGGTAAGGAATGCGCAACGCAAAGCTTTCCACCGTTTTTGCAGGAGATTATCAATTCGGGCGGATTGATAGGTTATGCGAGGAGGCGTCTAAGTGGCTGAGTTCAAAATAGCAGTATTGCCTGGAGATGGAATAGGGAAGGAGGTGGTAAGGGAAGCGGTTCGTGTTTTGCAAGCGATAGGAGACAAATTCGGGCACAAATTTCATTTTAAGGAAGCTCTTGTGGGCGGCAGCGCCTATGATGAAACAGGCGTCCCACTTCCGGCAGAGACAATGGAGATTTGCGAAAAATCTGATGCGATACTTCTAGGGGCGGTTGGAGGTGACAAATGGGATAATCTACCTCCTCATCTCAGGCCAGAGGCAGCGCTTTTAACCTTGAGGAAGAATTTTGATTTCTTCGCCAACCTTCGCCCCGTCATTCTTTTCCCTCCCTTAATAGACGCTTCACCCTTGAAGAAAAACGTATTGAAGGGAACCGATATGATTATCGTGAGGGAGCTTACGGGTGGTCTTTATTTCGGAAAACCGAAGGAGAGAAGGAAATTGGATGGCGAGTGGGTAGCTGTTGACTCTATGGTATACTCCGAAAGCGAGATAATAAGGATTGCGCAGGTAGCCTTCAAAATAGCGATGAATCGGCGGAGGATTGTTCATTCCGTTGATAAAGCAAACATATTGGAGACATCTCGGCTTTGGCGGGAGGTAGTGAACGAGGTAGCCAAGGATTATCAAGAGGTAAAGCTTTATCATTTTTATGTGGATAATGCGGCTATGCAGATGATAAGGAATCCCCGCCAATTTGATGTGATATTAACGGAGAATACTTTCGGCGATATCCTCTCGGACGAGGCGGCGATGCTCACTGGCTCCATAGGTATGCTTCCTTCCGCAAGCATAAGGGGGGATGGCTTCGGGATGTATGAGCCTGTTCACGGCTCCGCACCCGATATAGCGGGGAAAGGGATAGCAAACCCCATAGCGACGATATTATCCTCGGCGATGATGCTTCGCTTTTCTTTCCAATTGGAGGAAGAGGCGAAAGCCATAGAAAATGCTGTATTAAGGGTTTTAGAGAAGGGTTTCCGCACGCCAGATATTATGAGCAAAGGGAAGATACTCCTCTCCACGCAGGAAATGGGAGAGAAAATAGTGGAGGAATTGGAGAGAAAAGACGGTTAAATTGGCTAAAGGGTTTGACCTTACGCCAGGGGAAAGGAAGGCTCTTTTAATCATATTATTCCTTGGAATCATCGGCACGATTTTAACCGCATGGAGAACAAGCAGGACAAATCCACCTCAAGTTAAGTATGTGACTGTTCAGGTGGAAGGAGCGGTGACGAATCCAGGGATATATAGATTGCCTATTGGTTCAAGGGTTGAAGATGCTCTTCAGATAGCTGGTGGATTGAGGATGGATGCCGATATCAGCAAGCTTAACTTAGTGGCAAAGCTGAAAGATGGGCAGAGGATAAATGTTCCTTCACGGCTCACCTATCCTCCCCAGAACTATGCCCCTCAATCCTATCCCCAGCAACAACAAATGAACTGGCAATATCCATATTATCAACAAATACCTTTAGGGAAGATAGATGTTAACACCGCAACCAAGGAAGAGCTTGCCTCCCTCCCCGGTATAGGTCCAGCATTAGCGGAGAGAATAATTCAATACCGTCTATCGGTGGGAAGGTTCTATTCTATTGACGAGCTTCTAAATGTTCCCGGAGTAGGCGAGAAGAAATTAGAGAAGATAAAACCATATATAGAAGTTAGATGAATTTAGAATTGTTTCAGGAATCTGAGGTCGTTTTCCAAGAAAAGGCGTATATCATCAATGCGATATTTAAGCATTGCGATTCTTTCCACTCCCATCCCGAAGGCGAAACCCTGCCATTCAGATGGGTCATAACCCACATTCCTTAACACCTGAGGATGGACCATTCCACAGCCTAAAATCTCCAACCATCCCGTATACGAACAGACCCTGCACCCTTCTCCACCGCACATTATGCAGGAAATAGAGGCATCAGCGGATGGCTCGGTGAAAGGGAAATAGTCGGGACGGAAGCGCATCTTGACATCTTTCCCGAACATCCTCTCACAGAAAAGGGTGAGAACCCCCTTCAAATCAGAGAAGGTTATTCCCTTATCAACCATTAGCCCCTCAACCTGATGGAATGTATGGGAGTGAGTAGCATCTACTTGGTCTCTTCTGAATACTCTACCGGGAGCGATGATGCGAATGGGGGGTTTTCTTGCCTCCATAACCCTTATCTGTACCGCTGATGTTTCCGTGCGAAGGAGGATGTCATCCGTTATATAAAAGGAATCGTGTTCATCCCGAACAGGGTGTTCGGGAGGGATGTTAAGAGCGATGAAATTATGGTATTCCGTTTCAATCTCCGGTCCCTCAACGACCTCAAAACCGAGCCCGATGAATATGCTCTTAATCTCATCAATTACTTGCGTGAGGGGATGTTTCCTACCGAATTGGGGGCGAATTCCTGGCAGGGTAACATCTATCATCCCCCTTTTACGGGAGATAGAACGAAGGAAGGAGAGGCGAGTTTCAATCGCCTCACTCAACTTGTTCTTTAACTCGTTTAATGCCCGCCCTATTAGGGGGCGTTGCTGAGGTGGAAAATTGGGGATGTCCTTAATCATCTGGGTTAGTTTTCCCTTCTTACCGAGGAAACTAACCCTTATCTTCTCAACCTCCTCTTCGCTCTTAGCGATAGCAAGGAGTTCCTGTGCTTCC
Protein-coding sequences here:
- a CDS encoding 3-isopropylmalate dehydratase small subunit encodes the protein MKIKGRAITVGDNIDTDQIIPAVYLTSTDPAELAKHCLEGYDDEFPSKIKEGDILVAGENFGCGSSREHAPWAIKGAGIQCIVAKSFARIFFRNAINIGLPIVECPEGLEVEDGDEIEVDFEEGKVRNITKGKECATQSFPPFLQEIINSGGLIGYARRRLSG
- the leuB gene encoding 3-isopropylmalate dehydrogenase yields the protein MAEFKIAVLPGDGIGKEVVREAVRVLQAIGDKFGHKFHFKEALVGGSAYDETGVPLPAETMEICEKSDAILLGAVGGDKWDNLPPHLRPEAALLTLRKNFDFFANLRPVILFPPLIDASPLKKNVLKGTDMIIVRELTGGLYFGKPKERRKLDGEWVAVDSMVYSESEIIRIAQVAFKIAMNRRRIVHSVDKANILETSRLWREVVNEVAKDYQEVKLYHFYVDNAAMQMIRNPRQFDVILTENTFGDILSDEAAMLTGSIGMLPSASIRGDGFGMYEPVHGSAPDIAGKGIANPIATILSSAMMLRFSFQLEEEAKAIENAVLRVLEKGFRTPDIMSKGKILLSTQEMGEKIVEELERKDG
- a CDS encoding helix-hairpin-helix domain-containing protein, producing MAKGFDLTPGERKALLIILFLGIIGTILTAWRTSRTNPPQVKYVTVQVEGAVTNPGIYRLPIGSRVEDALQIAGGLRMDADISKLNLVAKLKDGQRINVPSRLTYPPQNYAPQSYPQQQQMNWQYPYYQQIPLGKIDVNTATKEELASLPGIGPALAERIIQYRLSVGRFYSIDELLNVPGVGEKKLEKIKPYIEVR
- the pheS gene encoding phenylalanine--tRNA ligase subunit alpha, translating into MEEEIKTIEKEAQELLAIAKSEEEVEKIRVSFLGKKGKLTQMIKDIPNFPPQQRPLIGRALNELKNKLSEAIETRLSFLRSISRKRGMIDVTLPGIRPQFGRKHPLTQVIDEIKSIFIGLGFEVVEGPEIETEYHNFIALNIPPEHPVRDEHDSFYITDDILLRTETSAVQIRVMEARKPPIRIIAPGRVFRRDQVDATHSHTFHQVEGLMVDKGITFSDLKGVLTLFCERMFGKDVKMRFRPDYFPFTEPSADASISCIMCGGEGCRVCSYTGWLEILGCGMVHPQVLRNVGYDPSEWQGFAFGMGVERIAMLKYRIDDIRLFLENDLRFLKQF